In Candidatus Rokuibacteriota bacterium, the genomic stretch TTCGTTCGATCAGCTCGCGCGCGGGCACGATCTCGCTGATGAGCCCCGCGCTCTGGCCACAGGCGGCGTGGCCGTTCTCGATGTCGCCCTCCTCGCGCGCCCGGATGGCGGCGGGGAAGCCCACGCGCTGCGCCTGGAGCGGAAAGGGCAGGATCTCGGCCGTGCGCTTCTCCCACTCGCGCGTGAAGTCGTTGCGGATCGCGCGGCAGGGCTTGCCGGTGGCGCCGCGATGGACCACCGTGCCTTCTTCGTCGATGGCGACGATCTTCTTTTTGTAGTTGTCGTGGCCGTAGGCTTCGTGGGTGGCGATGAAGCGCGTGCCCATCCAGACGCCGACGGCGCCCAGCGCCAGCGCGGCGGCGAGCCCGCGCCCGTCGGCGACACCGCCGGCCGCCACCACCAGCGTCGGCGCCACCGCGTCCACCACCGCGGGGATCAACACCATCCCGCCGATGCGGCCGGTGTGCCCGCCGGCCTCGTGGCCTTGCGCGATGACGGCGTCGACGCCGTTGGCGGCGTGGTCGCGCGCCTGCTTGACGTTGCCGCAGAGGGCCATGACCTTGATGCCGAGCCGATGGGCCTCGGCCGTGACGGGGCCGGGATTGCCGAGCCCGGCGATGAGCACCGGCACCCGCTCCTCGAG encodes the following:
- a CDS encoding nitronate monooxygenase: MATKTRSNLHTPLCDLLGIRYPICQAGMAFVARSSLAAAVSAAGGLGVIAAAHGTPALLRDEIRRVRDLTDKPFGVDVLFATISIAGDEVEQFTDQVKGWTDVTLEERVPVLIAGLGNPGPVTAEAHRLGIKVMALCGNVKQARDHAANGVDAVIAQGHEAGGHTGRIGGMVLIPAVVDAVAPTLVVAAGGVADGRGLAAALALGAVGVWMGTRFIATHEAYGHDNYKKKIVAIDEEGTVVHRGATGKPCRAIRNDFTREWEKRTAEILPFPLQAQRVGFPAAIRAREEGDIENGHAACGQSAGLISEIVPARELIERMIAEAEAALQRLAFGVRS